The nucleotide window ATTTTAGAAATTTCGTTACTGGAATTATTGATTTTCTCCATTGCGTTCATCATTTGTTCCATTTTGTCATGTCCGGCTTTTGCTTTATCGGTAACTTGTTTGACGAGAACAGCTGCATAATTACTGTTTTCGTTATTTTTCGTAATCATAGACGCTGATTCTTCAATAGTAGCTGCAATTTCTTGAATTGAAGCAGCTTGCTCATTGCTACCTTCGGCTAAGTTTTCACTGGACTTTTCAAGAGATAGCGAAGCTTGAGCCACTTGTTTGGCTCCATTTTCCATATCTGCGGTGATATTTGTCATTTCAGTAGATATTTTTTTAACAAATAATATTTGTGATAAAGCTATTAATACGGTTAAAAGAATTAGGTTAGCAAAAATTATAAGTGCTGTTAATTCAATGACAGTTTTGTCTATTTCATCAACATAGACGCCTGTTGCGATTACCCATTTCCATTCAGGTATGTTTAAACTAGTAGATGTTTTTGGGTAGAACACGGATTTTGATTGTCCGGCTTTTGACCATTTATAGCTGATGTAATCGTGTTTATTGGCAAGTGCCATTGTGGTTAAGTCTTTAAAAAAAGGTTTACCGTCGGGATCTTTAATTATAGCACCATCAGAGCCAATTGGGTTTATAGGGTGAACCAAAAATCTTACGTTATAGTCATTTACCCATACATAATTAGAGCCTTGATATCTAAAATTAGTTAAATCTTTCAAAGCCATTTTTTGGGCTTCTTCTTTAGTCAAAGAGCCTTGAGCAACTTGAGCTTGATAGCCTTTAATAACATTATTAGCAAGTTCAAGAATTTCAGAAGTCTTACTGTTCGCATCTTTTAACATAGATTGTCTTAGTTCAAAAACAGAAAAACAAGTTGTAATGATTACCAAAATCGTGCTTACAATAATCATAGCAATTGCAATTTTTTTGCCCAAAGAAATCTTTTTTCCGTTCATTTAATCACCCATTTAACCTAATACACTACAAGTTTAACATTATATAACTATAAGAAACCAATGTAAAAATGTAAACACAATAATTATGTTATGTTTACCATTATATCATATTTTTCCAAAATTG belongs to Candidatus Gastranaerophilales bacterium and includes:
- a CDS encoding methyl-accepting chemotaxis protein, with the translated sequence MNGKKISLGKKIAIAMIIVSTILVIITTCFSVFELRQSMLKDANSKTSEILELANNVIKGYQAQVAQGSLTKEEAQKMALKDLTNFRYQGSNYVWVNDYNVRFLVHPINPIGSDGAIIKDPDGKPFFKDLTTMALANKHDYISYKWSKAGQSKSVFYPKTSTSLNIPEWKWVIATGVYVDEIDKTVIELTALIIFANLILLTVLIALSQILFVKKISTEMTNITADMENGAKQVAQASLSLEKSSENLAEGSNEQAASIQEIAATIEESASMITKNNENSNYAAVLVKQVTDKAKAGHDKMEQMMNAMEKINNSSNEISKIIKLIDEIAFQTNILALNAAVEAARAGDAGKGFAVVAEEVRNLAQRSTISAKDTTKLIDENISLSHEGSQLASEVYGAIDEIDNEINKVNGIVQEVSVSSQEQLLGVQQIQTAINQMEQVLQMNAQTADSNSEASQELAAQTHELNNQIDDLRDIIEGTK